In the Colletotrichum lupini chromosome 1, complete sequence genome, one interval contains:
- a CDS encoding major facilitator superfamily transporter, with translation MTPPSAERTLNVDGTETHSSSDQPHEPYTIFDKHQKRVIISLVSIAATFSGFASNIYFPALPTVADDLSVSVELVNLTVTTYLIFQGLAPSLWGPISDVKGRRVAYCCTFVVFLGACIGLAETQNYATLIILRCLQSTGSASTIAVGSGVISDITTRQERGGYMGVFQAGLLVPVAVGPVIGGALAGSFGWRSIFWFLAIYCAIFLTLLLLLLPETLRSVVGNGTRTPKGCLGKYPLIIYQRTSEISWHANRATSNKALVKHVDITGPLRILFNRCAAPIVFFLAVYYAVWQMSITAMSSLFKSRYGLSETHIGLTFIANGVGSMIGTLVTGKLLDLDYQRVKAKYDESNDQESSTLTGSDTNAGFPIEKARLRLIPIFALLQSVSIAVFGWTINFPRQVHIAVPIISTFITGWTAVSTQSLVMTYLIDIFPDRSAAASASVNLARCLFAAGGTSFVMPMVSGIGVGWAFTLCVGAQLVALIGAGVQWKFAARWRGDMGNS, from the exons ATGACCCCTCCAAGTGCAGAAAGAACACTCAACGTCGATGGTACGGAGACGCACTCCTCATCTGATCAACCTCACGAACCGTACACCATCTTCGATAAACATCAGAAAAGAGTCATTATATCTCTAGTATCGATTGCAGCCACTT TCTCAGGCTTCGCCTCAAACATCTACTTCCCAGCCCTCCCCACCGTCGCCGACGACCTAAGCGTCTCAGTAGAGCTCGTCAACCTCACAGTAACCACCTACCTCATATTCCAAGGTCTAGCACCAAGTCTATGGGGTCCAATCTCCGACGTCAAAGGCCGACGAGTCGCCTACTGCTGCACCTTTGTCGTATTTCTCGGCGCGTGCATCGGTCTCGCAGAAACCCAAAACTACGCAACGTTGATCATCCTCAGATGTTTACAGAGCACCGGTAGCGCGAGCACAATTGCTGTAGGCTCTGGGGTCATTAGCGATATTACGACGCGGCAAGAGAGGGGCGGGTACATGGGCGTCTTCCAGGCCGGCTTGCTTGTTCCAGTTGCCGTTGGGCCCGTCATTGGAGGTGCTTTGGCCGGATCTTTTGGATGGAGGAGCATCTTTTGGTTCCTTGCAATCTACTGTGCTATATTCCTCACATTGCTGTTACTTCTACTTCCAGAGACTCTCAGGTCTGTCGTCGGCAATGGTACCAGAACACCAAAGGGTTGTCTGGGAAAGTATCCCTTGATCATCTACCAACGGACCTCGGAGATATCATGGCATGCCAACAGAGCAACTTCAAATAAGGCACTTGTCAAGCACGTCGACATCACCGGACCCCTCCGGATCCTCTTCAACAGATGCGCTGCCCCTATCGTGTTCTTTCTCGCCGTCTACTACGCGGTATGGCAGATGAGCATCACAGCCATGTCAAGTCTTTTCAAGTCACGCTACGGCCTATCAGAAACCCACATTGGCCTGACGTTCATCGCAAACGGCGTGGGCTCCATGATCGGCACGCTAGTCACGGGCAAGCTTCTCGATCTTGACTATCAGCGTGTCAAGGCAAAGTATGACGAGAGCAATGACCAAGAAAGCAGCACCCTTACGGGCTCGGACACCAATGCGGGGTTTCCAATCGAAAAGGCGCGTCTTCGTCTCATACCAATCTTCGCACTTCTCCAATCCGTCTCCATTGCAGTCTTTGGATGGACGATCAACTTCCCTCGCCAGGTACATATCGCAGTGCCCATCATCTCGACCTTCATCACGGGCTGGACCGCCGTTTCGACGCAGTCTCTGGTCATGACGTACCTCATCGACATCTTCCCCGACCGCAGCGCTGCAGCTAGCGCTAGCGTCAACCTCGCCAGGTGTCTTTTCGCCGCTGGCGGCACGAGTTTTGTGATGCCCATGGTGAGCGGGATCGGGGTGGGGTGGGCTTTTACTTTGTGTGTTGGGGCTCAGCTGGTTGCACTCATAGGTGCGGGGGTGCAGTGGAAGTTTGCCGCGCGGTGGAGGGGGGACATGGGCAATAGCTGA
- a CDS encoding artemis protein yields MSTFNGLVAEFPDIRGISVSRRITYHSTVDFFRKHPDRRPPLACFLSHIHSDHLAGLDSLRSPFVYCSAATREMLLRLERYPCRINHAKGILEARVQTYKHLKNLLKPLPLETPTTLELSPGSHIQVTLFDANHCPGAVMFLIEDSYRAILYTGDIRSEPWFVNTIARNPAVIEYTSGMKTLDKIYLDTSFIKDIPFQTKAEGIAELLRKIAQYPDNTVFHIQAWTYGYEHVWIALAKALNSRIHVDDYKMRNFSSLTSKVSNDRFSSSVHLCPEAPALAGYVCGNTPHPGCLTRDENVRLHSCERGNLCNTVKNSKVVSIQPIIAHLRSGADIAEVGVGGGGDDLERDAELDPLSTEDITAVSKLIEDADISPEAKLRLSEFLETGAKTGRSLSLDLDIASFGEKNQAAIMDAFQAVGRKKHLEEQSTQITQPAIDGLSGKLPRVITFPYSRHSSYQELCDLVRIFRPKDVWPCTVNPVDWLRNTTSIRYLFGNLCSGDTFAHDMEMKKLAESLRILQQPLSKGLGNSQLPATEAHTTALHSSHSCESIASDPSAVEIEETLVLGLDSNPGSVETQLPTRKQRDFFCRGGNSKHTLDTPIPPTESVSLIASAGVSRIRADAYFAMEQNLLGGEWTPISLLSTIDHHTTPDKDLGMV; encoded by the exons ATGTCGACATTCAACGGACTCGTCGCGGAGTTCCCTGACATACGAG GCATATCTGTATCGCGGCGTATCACTTACCATTCTACAGTTGACTTCTTTCGGAAGCATCCAGACCGTCGTCCGCCTCTCGCGTGTTTCCTGAGCCATATACACAGTGACCACTTGGCTGGGCTTGACTCCCTACGGTCCCCTTTCGTCTACTGCTCCGCAGCCACTCGGGAGATGCTCCTCCGTCTCGAGCGTTACCCTTGTCGCATCAATCACGCCAAAGGAATCCTCGAGGCACGCGTGCAGACGTACAAGCATCTGAAAAATCTGCTCAAGCCGTTACCCCTGGAGACCCCAACCACGTTGGAGCTGTCGCCAGGCAGTCACATTCAGGTCACGCTATTCGATGCAAACCATTGCCCTGGTGCTGTTATGTTCCTCATTGAGGATTCGTATCGCGCCATACTCTACACGGGCGACATCCGGAGCGAGCCATGGTTTGTGAATACGATTGCAAGGAACCCAGCCGTGATCGAGTACACCTCTGGCATGAAGACGCTCGATAAAATCTACCTTGACACCTCCTTCATCAAGGACATACCCTTCCAGACCAAGGCCGAAGGAATTGCAGAATTACTCCGCAAAATAGCGCAATACCCAGATAACACCGTCTTCCACATCCAAGCATGGACTTATGGATACGAACACGTCTGGATAGCTCTGGCCAAAGCTCTCAATTCCCGCATTCATGTCGACGACTACAAGATGCGCAACTTTTCGTCTCTCACTAGCAAGGTATCGAATGATCGCTTCAGCTCTTCCGTTCATCTATGTCCAGAAGCTCCTGCTCTGGCAGGCTACGTATGTGGGAATACACCCCACCCCGGGTGCCTCACCCGGGATGAGAATGTTCGACTTCATAGTTGCGAGAGGGGAAACCTCTGCAACACGGTGAAAAACTCAAAAGTGGTGTCAATTCAGCCAATCATCGCGCATCTGAGGAGCGGTGCTGACATTGCTGAAGTGGgtgttggcggcggcggagatgATCTAGAACGTGACGCTGAGCTCGACCCTCTGTCAACGGAAGACATCACGGCAGTCTCGAAGCTCATCGAAGATGCGGATATTTCCCCAGAGGCAAAGCTTCGTCTTTCCGAGTTCCTCGAAACGGGTGCCAAAACGGGGCGAAGCCTTTCTCTGGATCTCGATATTGCGTCATTTGGAGAGAAGAATCAGGCGGCCATCATGGACGCCTTCCAAGCAGTTGGTCGAAAGAAGCACCTGGAGGAGCAATCCACACAAATCACGCAACCAGCAATAGACGGGCTAAGCGGGAAACTGCCGAGAGTAATCACGTTTCCCTACTCCCGGCATTCGTCTTATCAAGAGCTATGTGACCTGGTTCGAATCTTTCGCCCCAAGGATGTGTGGCCTTGCACAGTGAATCCTGTCGACTGGCTCAGAAACACCACGAGTATACGATACCTGTTTGGTAATCTCTGCTCTGGCGATACCTTCGCCCACGACATGGAGATGAAGAAACTCGCCGAGAGTCTGAGAATCCTCCAGCAACCGTTATCCAAAGGTCTTGGGAATAGTCAATTGCCGGCCACTGAGGCACACACTACGGCATTACACTCATCCCATAGTTGCGAAAGCATCGCATCCGATCCTTCCGCCGTTGAAATAGAGGAGACACTTGTGCTGGGGCTCGATAGCAACCCCGGGTCCGTTGAGACACAGCTCCCCACACGGAAGCAACGTGACTTCTTCTGCCGGGGCGGAAACTCAAAGCACACTCTAGATACTCCGATCCCGCCCACTGAGTCGGTTTCGCTCATAGCATCTGCCGGTGTTTCTCGCATTCGGGCAGATGCGTATTTTGCCATGGAGCAAAATCTCCTCGGCGGGGAGTGGACGCCGATTAGCCTCCTCTCTACTATTGATCACCATACTACTCCAGATAAGGATCTTGGAATGGTTTGA
- a CDS encoding protein kinase, with amino-acid sequence MATKPQEVFRLLFQQGKLVLDNPQKVTHIHDRGESFRLKSEQRNPASRGSIGASRRPEEFRFEHDVIRIIAEELDEAAAMVPDLLEPDKDFIPRRTFEQIMTHSRVLSAVHVLKCFKGIQDKDQLAREIQYGSADGSKSPCVKLLAILIGIDKAEDMSKHMWTDELRDSCLPLRKVPNDRRRTLQCRKHKEHRLLNSYRRPEDRNRFSQWTYSMCSPFIKWEHGTHQHYLLDTGDVFPMEVMAKVEEEERKSDSGGNSYGGFSEVYKVKIHEGHSDFGVHGIRHPQGYFALKKLTSHSRDSFNLELSSLVSTAQNYQKKHIIQLLATFEVKNAATRESTFYLLFDWADGTLNKFWQSNEALVRDKRHCKWMATQFYEVSEALRYVHNDREPTVRYLEDRDSNKQLYGRHGDIKPGNFLWFKSDSFPGLLALADFGLGRLHTQVSRSKQDPNSLERTATYRCPEFDLEFGLVSPRSDIFSLGCVFLEYVTWFLLGLEDVEKTFPDFRLEQDKHGFDSDVFFSIKDKKAYLKSSVTKWITKLKNHRDCSWYLSDLLDVIRDRMLDPESTTRIPSSLLSKRMNELLKACTVDPDYYLKPKS; translated from the exons ATGGCAACCAAACCTCAAGAGGTTTTTAGGCTGCTGTTCCAACAAGGAAAGCTTGTATTGGATAATCCGCAGAAAGTCACACATATCCATGACAGAGGCGAGTCCTTTCGACTAAAGAGCGAACAACGAAATCCAGCAAGCCGAGGATCCATTGGGGCTTCCAGGCGACCAGAAGAGTTTCGTTTCGAACACGATGTTATCAGAATCATTGCCGAAGAACTCGACGAAGCGGCTGCCATGGTGCCTGACCTTCTTGAACCGGACAAGGACTTTATACCAAGGCGCACATTTGAACAGATCATGACACACAGCCGAGTCTTATCTGCTGTTCATGTGCTCAAGTGCTTCAAAGGCATACAGGACAAAGATCAGCTCGCCAGAGAAATCCAGTATGGTAGCGCAGATGGCTCCAAGTCGCCCTGTGTCAAGCTACTCGCAATTTTGATTGGAATTGACAAAGCCGAGGATATGTCAAAACACATGTGGACTGATGAGCTGAGGGACAGCTGCCTGCCCCTCCGAAAGGTACCCAACGACAGACGTCGAACGCTTCAGTGCAGGAAGCACAAGGAACATCGCCTACTCAATAGCTATCGTCGACCAGAAGATCGTAATAGATTTTCCCAATGGACCTACTCCATGTGCTCTCCCTTCATCAAATGGGAGCATGGAACACATCAACATTACCTTCTAGATACAGGAGACGTCTTCCCCATGGAGGTTATGGCTAAGgttgaggaagaagaaagaaAATCAGATTCTGGTGGGAATTCATACGGGGGCTTCAGCGAGGTATACAAAGTAAAGATTCACGAAGGTCATTCTGACTTTGGAGTACATGGG ATTCGGCATCCACAAGGCTACTTTGCGCTGAAGAAACTCACATCGCATAGTCGCGACAGTTTCAATCTCGAGTTGTCGTCACTAGTTTCCACTGCCCAGAACTATCAAAAGAAACACATCATACAGCTCCTGGCCACATTCGAGGTTAAGAATGCAGCGACAAGAGAATCAACATTCTATCTCTTGTTTGACTGGGCCGATGGAACACTGAACAAGTTTTGGCAGAGCAATGAAGCTCTAGTGAGAGATAAACGGCATTGCAAGTGGATGGCGACTCAATTTTATGAAGTTTCCGAAGCTCTTCGCTATGTTCACAACGATCGCGAACCAACTGTACGATATCTAGAAGACCGAGACTCCAACAAGCAACTGTATGGACGCCATGGGGACATCAAGCCAG GAAATTTCCTTTGGTTCAAATCGGATAGCTTTCCTGGTCTTTTGGCCTTAGCGGACTTCGGTCTCGGGCGACTGCACACTCAAGTTTCCCGCTCAAAACAAGACCCCAACAGCCTGGAAAGAACGGCAACGTATCGCTGCCCCGAATTTGACCTGGAATTTGGTCTCGTGTCACCAAGGTCGGATATCTTCAGCCTAGGATGTGTGTTCCTCGAATATGTCACCTGGTTTTTGCTCGGGCTCGAAGACGTGGAAAAAACCTTTCCCGATTTCAGACTGGAACAAGATAAACATGGTTTCGACTCTGATGTCTTTTTCTCAATCAAAGACAAGAAGGCTTATCTCAAGTCTTCGGTTACCAAATGGATAACGAAACTCAAGAACCACCGCGACTGTTCCTGGTACCTTTCGGACTTGCTTGACGTCATTCGAGACCGCATGCTAGATCCCGAGTCCACGACGAGAATCCCATCAAGCTTATTGAGCAAAAGGATGAATGAACTTTTGAAGGCTTGCACCGTCGACCCGGATTACTATCTCAAGCCCAAAAGCTAA